In the Gossypium raimondii isolate GPD5lz chromosome 9, ASM2569854v1, whole genome shotgun sequence genome, one interval contains:
- the LOC105799690 gene encoding cytochrome P450 94C1 has translation MFCFVLIVSNDSSPMEVELETSWFLQCLHAYFCFFLIFTLITILPLLSLLFSLLPRPKLWCTCEICHTYLNMSWSKQFDNLCDWYTHLLKNSPGNTIHIHVLGNTITANPDNVEYMLKTRFENFPKGKPFSLILGDFLGRGIFNVDGDSWRFQKKMASLELGKLSIKSFAFEIINCEIKDRLIPLLSSFAASQKEQHRVLDLQDVFRRFSFDTICRFSFGLDPKCLELSLPMSKFAMAFDLASKLSAERAMTAFPLVWKLKRALNLGSEKQLKKAIKIIHILAKEVIRQRRKMGFLAHNDLLSRFMCTINDETYLRDVVISFLLAGRDTVASGLTSLFWLLAKHPNVESEIRREADRVLGKNQELTSFGEMKEFHYLQAAVYESMRLYPPIQFDSKFCVDDDILPDGSLLRRGTRVTYHPYAMGRIEEIWGPDCLEFKPERWLKDDGVFSPENPFKYPVFQAGFRVCLGKEIALLELKSVTLSLLRRFQIQLATRPHPTLRFSPGLTATLSGGLPVLIREREVAPA, from the coding sequence atgttttgttttgttctaATTGTGTCAAATGATTCTTCTCCTATGGAAGTGGAACTTGAAACTTCCTGGTTCTTACAATGTCTTCATGCTTATTTTTGCTTCTTCCTTATCTTCACCTTGATTACAATTCTTCCACTTTTGTCTCTCTTGTTTAGTTTGTTACCCAGACCAAAGCTGTGGTGCACCTGTGAGATTTGTCACACATATCTGAATATGAGTTGGTCAAAACAATTCGACAATCTTTGCGATTGGTACACTCACCTGCTAAAGAACTCGCCAGGGAACACCATCCATATCCATGTTCTGGGCAATACAATCACAGCCAACCCTGACAACGTGGAGTACATGCTCAAAACCAGATTTGAGAATTTCCCAAAAGGGAAACCTTTCTCCTTGATCTTGGGTGACTTTCTTGGTCGAGGCATATTCAATGTGGACGGCGATTCCTGGAGGTTTCAGAAGAAGATGGCAAGCCTGGAGCTTGGGAAACTCTCCATTAAATCTTTCGCTTTTGAGATCATCAACTGTGAGATCAAAGACAGGCTTATCCCTTTATTGTCATCCTTTGCAGCTAGCCAAAAAGAACAACATCGGGTTCTGGATTTACAGGATGTGTTTAGAAGGTTTTCATTTGATACCATATGCAGGTTCTCTTTCGGGTTAGACCCTAAATGCCTGGAGCTTTCCTTACCCATGTCGAAATTTGCTATGGCCTTCGACTTGGCCTCCAAATTATCAGCTGAGAGAGCGATGACCGCTTTCCCACTTGTATGGAAGCTCAAACGGGCTTTGAATTTAGGCAGTGAGAAGCAATTGAAGAAGGCCATCAAGATTATCCATATTCTAGCCAAAGAGGTGATAAGGCAAAGGCGCAAAATGGGATTTTTAGCCCACAATGATCTTCTCTCCCGTTTCATGTGTACCATAAACGATGAAACTTACCTAAGAGATGTTGTGATAAGCTTTTTGTTGGCTGGTCGTGACACGGTGGCATCAGGTTTAACAAGCTTGTTCTGGCTATTGGCAAAACATCCAAACGTAGAGTCAGAAATCAGACGAGAGGCAGACCGCGTCCTTGGAAAAAACCAGGAGCTTACAAGCTTCGGGGAGATGAAAGAATTCCATTATTTGCAAGCAGCAGTTTATGAGAGTATGAGGCTCTACCCACCCATACAATTCGATTCCAAGTTTTGTGTTGACGACGACATATTACCAGATGGGTCCTTGTTGAGAAGAGGTACTAGGGTTACTTATCATCCTTACGCCATGGGACGGATTGAAGAGATATGGGGTCCAGATTGCTTGGAGTTCAAGCCTGAGAGGTGGCTGAAAGACGACGGCGTCTTCTCTCCTGAAAACCCTTTTAAGTACCCAGTTTTCCAAGCAGGATTCAGGGTGTGTTTGGGGAAAGAGATTGCTCTACTGGAGCTCAAAAGCGTCACACTCTCACTCCTCCGAAGATTCCAAATCCAGTTAGCGACAAGACCGCATCCAACGTTACGATTCTCTCCCGGACTCACCGCCACTCTTAGTGGCGGGCTCCCTGTCCTGATTCGTGAAAGAGAAGTAGCACCTGCGTAA